The segment tatttattgtttatttagggACTCACTGTGAATATCAGATATGCTGTTTTAGAGTGTAACCAGCTGTTTTGGGTGTAGCCACGCTTTTGTTacagcaccatggacagcttCTGGGTTAAAATCATGCTAAACAAGaattcagtcttttaattggcCGCCACGTAACatttacttattcatttatttaaaagcaaaaaaaaaaaagcaaaacaaataaaaaaacaatatggaCAAATTCACAACAAGGTTTATGACTATGCCTTGTTCTAGCTCCTCAACTGTATATCTACACGAATTAGCTGCATTAAAGTTGTAGTAATTTTCAcattattaatgataaaaataaaccaacCAATGGTATTCGTTATATGTTTATTAGAATTACATATATTAATTAGTGTGATAAGTTCTTAAAGATaagcaacaataacaaataaagaATGATTAAATACTGATTCAAGTCATTTAAgcctgatatacagtactgtaccatTTAATGATAATTTAATACACATCTAAACAATTTTAGTCATTAAGTACTAAATATTATGTTATTTCACTGATGCCacttatttattgttttgttttattttgtttttattaatatggAGAAATCTTccatatcatcatcatcatcatcatcccatTAATTTGTAAGGTTCATGATTTGGCTTTGTTCCAGCTTCTTAACTAAGTGAATTAGTTTTAAAACTGTAAGGGTATATGTTTAGTAGAAGCAGAGGGAGTATAAATAACTCATGctaaaaagtacaaaatataatttaatgattatttaaaacgcACAATAAAAATATCGAGCAACTACTATgaattatattcttatttcattGTCTGCactttttaatagattttttattaatcgGTTTAATTTTGAGAAATCCACACCACTAATTTCTAAGGTTCTCCAGCTTTTCAATTATAAATGATCTATATAAATGAGTTACTTTACAAAAATCATAATTTTCAAATCAATATAAGAAATGTAAACCAACCAGTGGTGTATGGCAGGTGTTTATTAGAAGTTAATGTTTTGTTAAATGAATTACATATTAATTTACTACCTGCCTTTTTGCACTTATTGACTGTTTTTAAGAAATCAATATGCAGAAATCCACACTGTTGTTTTGTAAGATTTTACCTTGTTGAAGCTTCTCAACTGACTGAATTAGTCAATTATCTACAGCtgctataattatttattaagaaCAATTTTTAAGAAAGTGCACAATACTGCTTATTTTAAAAGGCCAGTACaccatttattaaatatacagtacatgtagacAATATTTTAACAGATATGTTACTACTATGACTATTGTTCACCACTAATTTTCTGTGAAGCTTCTGCATCTGTCAGATCTGTCGAATGAGCTAAatattgtgataaaaaaaaattaagagtgAATATTTAAGAGGAAATGGGGATTTAATCAATTTAGAAAAGATCGGAATCTGTGTTTTtgggaaaaaggaaaacattgtACTatgatgtgtactgtatatggaaaaTGAAGCATTTAAAGATAATTGGGTATATAGGCAAACAAGTTGCAAATATACCATATTTTTAATGTCGTATGTTTGATATtttctattatgtttttttctgaaaggTACCTACCAGGGACAGTGGTTGAGTGGCATGCGACACGGCTATGGGGTGCGTCAGAGTGTGCCTTATGGCATGGCCGCTGTCATCTTCTCCCCTCTGCGTACCTCCATAAACTCACTTCGCTCTGAACACAGTGAGGGAGCGCCAACACCTGATGATGGCTCTGCTGTGAGCGGAGTGGCTGGAAGCCCCGTGGGCCGTGGTGGCTTCGTGCTGTGTGCCCAAAGTGATGCTGACCGGCAACGGAAGAGGAAAGGGCGTTTCCGGCAGTCCATCTTGAGTGGCTTAAAATTACGCCGTTCTGAGTCCAAAAGCTCTCTGGCCAGCCAGCTAAGCAAACAGAGCTCATTCTGCAGTGAGGCAGGCATGAGCACGGTCAGTTCAGCTGCGTCCGACATCAACTCTAACGTCAGCATCGGGGATGGTGAGACAGGAGCCAGTGTAGATGCAACAGTCACCGAGACATACCTGGGGGAATGGAGGAATGACATGCGAACAGGTTGGGGGGTCAGTCATCGCTCGGATGGGCTCCGCTATGAGGGTGAATGGTTTGGGAACAAGCGGCATGGTTATGGATGCACCACCTTCCCTGATGGAACAAAAGAGGAAGGCAAATACAAGCAGAATGTTCTGGTGAGTGGCAAGAGGAAGAACATAATACCACTGCGCACCAGCAAAATTCGGGAGAAAGTTGACCGCGCTGTTGAAGCTGCTGAAAAGGCTGCAGAAATCGCTAAACAGAAGGCAGAGATTGCATTGTCTAGGTATGTACTCAGTGGGCTTAAACTTATCATGTTTTATCCTTAGCCCTTAATCAAAGATCTGTTAAGAGTAAACATTTTGACTGTGGAATTTGTATAGTTTTGACCAGACAGAGATTTTAAACTACTTGCAAATGGAGTTAAATATTGTGCTGAATAAAACCTTTCTTAATGCCCCGTGATGCAGAACGAGCCATGCACGAGGAAAAGCTGAGGCAGCTGAGGGAGTTGCACAGAGGGCCCTGGAGGAGTGTCGTCTGGCCCGGGTTATTGCCAAAGAACTCTCCCCTACCTTCCATCATTATGGAAATGGTCAGTAAACAGAAAGGTCccattaatacattaaaatcTTTTCTGATGCACCATTGTATTACTAACAAAATGTAATTGCCAACCAACAGGACTGGAATGCCAGAGACCAAAGCGTCAagacaggaaagaaaaagaggtgGAAGTGATCTCAACTGGAACGGATAGCCCAGAGCTCTGTACACCTGACACAACTCCTCCAGCCCAGACCCCAGACCTGAGTCCTGTCCTGAGCAAGCCTCCATCACCTCCATGTACCCCACCATCTCACCGTGCCAGAAGCACCTGCTTCATGCGTCAGAGTGCTGTGGATGAACAGGGAGGAGCAGAGATTCAGGTTCTGATTGAAGGAAGAGGCATGGACAATGGAAGAGGTGGAGCACACAGTTGGACTGCAGACATGTATCCCAACCGACGAGGAAGCAAAGGAGACAGTAGCCGTTCTACTACACCATCCCTACTGGAGGAGGAGATTGGCCACATCAATGGACATGAGCAAAACTCCTCAACACATCACACATGGGAGAATGGCTCTTCCAATCACAAGCCCATTGAGCACATCTCTTCAGAAAAGGGATGGGATCACATACCAtccaatcaaaagtcctggaaGCATGCATCCTCGAATCACAAGTCCAGGGAATACACAATCTCCAAACATAGGGAATGGGAGCATATTCCATCAAGTCACAACTCTATGGACCACAACTCTTCCAAGATCAAACCTCAAGTGCACACATACTCCAATCACAAGGCCTCGGGTCATAATTTGTCTAATCACAAAACCCATGAGCATTCTTCCTCCAATCACAAACCAAAGGAGTACATTTCCACACATGCAAAAACGCAAGACCGTGCATCCTCCAATTACAACACTAGAGAGCATGTAACTTCCTATCGCAAATCACATGAGCATGTCCACTCCAATCACAAACCAAATCAGACCTTTATCAATCATACAGCTGGTGAATCCAGTCTGAATGACTATCAGCCACTAGAACAGGGAGCCAAGAGCTCCAGTCATGGATGGACTGTTGAGAACTCTTCCCAGTGGATCCCCTGCCACTCACAGCTGCCCGAGAAAGACAAGGAAAAGCTGGATGACTACCGGGTGGAAATGAGGTTCCAGCCCCTTGACTCGCAGCACCACATTGGCTCAGGCATGGAATGTCCAAGTCTTCAAGGGCACAATCCACAGACGCTACGCCAGCGGAATCATGACGGAAAAGAGTGGAGTCTAGCAGCCAGGGAAGAATCCATGGACTCTGTGCAGATGCTGGACAGCCTGAATGTTGGGGTGGATTTGGAGGAATGGCCGTTGCACAGGGATGTCACCCTCTCTCCCCCTTTAACATCCTCTCCAATCACTCTAGAAAATGACGGAGAACATCTGAACCTGGTCAAAACAAACTCAGTAAGTATGGctatattaaaaaagaatggaaagTGGTAAAAATTTATATTCCTTTCGCAAGTGTGCATTTGCACAAAAGGGCTTGGATAGATGTGTTACTGGAACTAGCACTTGCAACTGTATTATACTGAGTCATCATTGATAAGATCATTTTTCTGATGTCAATCCTGATGAGTCATTTATTGTCAAATAATaatgttcttcttttttcttctttttctttccacagGGCTCCAGCTCTGTCCTGGTGGTCATGGTGATTTTACTCAACATTGGTGTAgccattttattcattcatttctttatttaaacacaatgGCCTAGAGAATGTTAATAACAGCACTTACTATTATGAAAAAGTAAGATATGCACATGCTGCACACTTAGCATCACTTCTTTATGTAAGGAACCCAGAATTTACATTAGTCAAGCCCATGTACACTGGAAAAACACCATGTAACTTGTAAGTTTAGTTTGGTTCCATTAATgatatatttccatttttatccaCTAGGTATCTTTgcttacttttttctttctccataaTAAAGGCCCAGTAACAGTATTATTTAGGATTAAAAGTATTGCACATATTTAGGTTTTCAATATACAATATTGCCTGATATAATTTGTCATGTCTTTCCGCTCGTTaacaaagttatttattttcctttcgaGTGCACATCTGGCCTGATTTTTGTTTTCCGAACATTATGATTGTATAGCTTAGTGAGATGATCTTGTGGTCTTATGTACAAAGATGTTCTAGCGCATGTGAGGTGGTCAAGGCACACGGCACTGATATGTATCTAGTCAGTTCAAGACTCACACACCCCTTCGAATATCCCAGGGTACTGCCCTACAGGACCGCTGCAACCACTTATCAATTCATCCATTGAACATCTCACACATCCAGACTCACACTTTGTAAGTCAGAGGAAACGGCTATCTTAAAGGGCTTCATCATGATATGTTTTCATCCGAATCCAAAGTCACAAGTGTGTAGTGATTGGGCTAGCCCTGTGACGTTCTTCCTCCCTTCTCTAGTACAAACCCCTTTGGCACCATCACTGAATGTCAGCACAATTCAGCCCattgctttgtttgttttacttcacACCAAACCTCTATGTACACTACTATGCCAAACATGCATCGTACTTCCTGTATGACCTGAACCACAACAGAGGTACATCGATGGTTGAGTATTCTGGCTCATGCTTTGTAAAGTTTGAGACTGTTACCTTTTGACCACTGCTTTcaatatatatgaatattatatatatatatatcttctatATTATTGATGAGTTAGTATCTTTTAACTGTTTGCAAGATATCATTGATAATGCTGAGtgcctttttttaattgaagaaaaaaaaaaaatcatcccaGCAAGCAGGCTATGTACAAAGTGACGACATATCCAGAAGTCGCGTAAGGAGGCATGGAaccatctgtctctctttctctctctactcACCTTTGAACTGAATGGGTTGGCTTTAGAACACTGAGCCCGTGGAAATTTTTACAGCATGTTTGTTGGCCTGTATTCTTCTGCTGTTATTCTGTGTGATttttctgcctgtctctctctgtccagcAACTTTAGGTGACAATAGGGACTGAaagcagtgtaaaaaaaaatgccagctTGTTTCTCAGTGGGACCTGACTGAAATCATCTCAATTAATGAATGATAAAactgctactgtatattttatactaCTTATCCAGTGACATCATCATGTTGTGGAATCATTGCATGCCCGAGCATGCTCTTTCTTACGCAATGATTTATGAGATGTTTCCAAGTTATGtggaaaaattaataaaatgtttgagGTTATGATATTTTCTACGGTTttccctacaaaaaaaaaaaagaacaagtaaCATGCATGAatgtaagaagggaagcaaGAAAGTAAATTTTGTGGTCAGCATCCAAAAAGGCCATTTATTCCTGAGAGTCTGATGCTAATCTGATACTGACATTATCTGAATAAGAGAACATGATTTGTCCATGATTCTACTGCTTAGtcacattaaaagaaaaagtccaGGGTTTCCCATTGCTGTCTCACATTCCAGTCAGATGCTGAGTTGCCTTTAGAAAATAGTTTAATTTCTATGTCGGGTAGCTATTGATCAGACAAAGTCATGTTGGACCACTACAAGCCTCCAGAACAGCTTCAGTGCATCTTGGCGTCAATTGTGTAAGTCTGTGGAATAGTACTGGAGCAAGAAACACCAGTCTTCCACAACGCTATTTTCTCAGTTGGAGTTTAGATTATGGTGGTGTCTAAAATCTTCAATTGGCTTGGTTGAGGTCATGCTTATCAAGATAGCTATTAATTATGTTGTGACCATTTCCAATGCTTTACTCTCAGAGGACAAACTATAcaaggaaaataattaaatgtctcATAGCTTATCATAAGGATTGTTATCCATGGTAGAGCATTTAATGTGAGTCATATGGACttccaaataaaaaattgatttttttttattagtaagtATAAAAGTTTTAGTTTCATGGGCCTTTATAGATGGTTTAATGAGATATCTGGCTTAATGAGAATACCATAAACATTCTGTTTCGAGAAAGTTAACACAGATCTCAGAGGTCCCCAGACTGGGACTTTTGATGCTCTAACTCAAATAACTCTCAGACAGGGCATtttctataaatgtatatataactgTTTCACTTCTCTTCTGAAcatgccatttcagtgtctatatgagctactgctgagggACGCCCCCTAGAGAGCTGAACAATAAGCTGGGGGGCCGATATCATCTTATACGTGGTCACAACAGGGAAAGACTTATAGCAAGGCACAAATGGGAAAGCAGGGATTTTTGTATGCACACACGCTCATTAGAGACTAATCTCAATTTCTTAAAATGACACTTTGTGTGACAAAATTGAACTTTATTTTAAGTATCTTTTAATGTAAGtggtaaaaacatttatttagggGGATAATGATATGATGATGTTGGATAAACCTATACTGTAGTGCCTCAAGACAGTGCATGTTTTAGGTACAACATTCTACTAGGAATTCATTACTCACTATTTCAGAGCTTGAGAATATCACAAGTTACCTACTCACTAATACTGTTGTATTACATtgagtgtgtagtgcaatcattcattacatttaaaagGAGCAACAAATACAAAATTCTATATAAACAATCCTGATATATTCATTTCATAAATTCATCCATAATAAGTAAATGCCTTAGGTTTACAGTAAATTCAGTGCTTATACAATATATACCAGGAGCACCCTGATTATACAGTGGGACAGagcaacacacacattcaaacatgCACATCTATGTGTAAATGAATCTATTTGAGTCTACTACATGCACCTACTATCAATTTTTTTGGGACATTCCTTCCCACAAAGACACAGTGAGAATATGTGAAACCCCACGCCAATAGTGACCCTGCACCATCCTTGAACCACAATTCTACCCTGTAGAGCAGGACTCTTTAATTCCAGTCATGGTGTCCAGCACAGATTGCAtttcaccaacacctaaacacacccactgaacctggtaattaaaaaatttatgaatCATCTGTGTTTGAGCAGAAAAGTCACCAAACTGTGCTGGACACTGGAGGTGAAGAGCCCTGCTGTAGGGTATATTAAATCTATGGGGACGAAAATACGACACTGATAT is part of the Clarias gariepinus isolate MV-2021 ecotype Netherlands chromosome 15, CGAR_prim_01v2, whole genome shotgun sequence genome and harbors:
- the jph3a gene encoding junctophilin-3; its protein translation is MSTGGRFDFDDGGSYCGGWEQGKAHGRGVCTGPQGQGEYAGAWSHGFEVLGVYTWPSGNSYKGTWAQGKRHGIGVETKGKWEYKGEWTQGFKGRYGRLESIGSGACYEGTWSNGLQDGYGSEKYSDGGTYQGQWLSGMRHGYGVRQSVPYGMAAVIFSPLRTSINSLRSEHSEGAPTPDDGSAVSGVAGSPVGRGGFVLCAQSDADRQRKRKGRFRQSILSGLKLRRSESKSSLASQLSKQSSFCSEAGMSTVSSAASDINSNVSIGDGETGASVDATVTETYLGEWRNDMRTGWGVSHRSDGLRYEGEWFGNKRHGYGCTTFPDGTKEEGKYKQNVLVSGKRKNIIPLRTSKIREKVDRAVEAAEKAAEIAKQKAEIALSRTSHARGKAEAAEGVAQRALEECRLARVIAKELSPTFHHYGNGLECQRPKRQDRKEKEVEVISTGTDSPELCTPDTTPPAQTPDLSPVLSKPPSPPCTPPSHRARSTCFMRQSAVDEQGGAEIQVLIEGRGMDNGRGGAHSWTADMYPNRRGSKGDSSRSTTPSLLEEEIGHINGHEQNSSTHHTWENGSSNHKPIEHISSEKGWDHIPSNQKSWKHASSNHKSREYTISKHREWEHIPSSHNSMDHNSSKIKPQVHTYSNHKASGHNLSNHKTHEHSSSNHKPKEYISTHAKTQDRASSNYNTREHVTSYRKSHEHVHSNHKPNQTFINHTAGESSLNDYQPLEQGAKSSSHGWTVENSSQWIPCHSQLPEKDKEKLDDYRVEMRFQPLDSQHHIGSGMECPSLQGHNPQTLRQRNHDGKEWSLAAREESMDSVQMLDSLNVGVDLEEWPLHRDVTLSPPLTSSPITLENDGEHLNLVKTNSGSSSVLVVMVILLNIGVAILFIHFFI